A single window of Drosophila suzukii chromosome 3, CBGP_Dsuzu_IsoJpt1.0, whole genome shotgun sequence DNA harbors:
- the mRpL32 gene encoding large ribosomal subunit protein bL32m has protein sequence MSRNLFLSITNFIRNVERLFLPHGGHPPALALAGFQHEHSQKTSQEFSLKQLIGDGMLWAVPKHRRSVEKRLKRKFGYPEYNWKPLREKRNIRSCLQCGHDHEMGVLCPFCYQKVLKETELMQSKIQETLGLQPVDKEVIVLYEGEKAEQSSDDLKNKRIVEMKKPRPMWFTKNLLQKSTQPLSETKEVKPSDLA, from the exons ATGTCTAGGAACTTGTTTTTATCAATTACAAACTTCATCAGGAACGTGGAACGCCTGTTCCTGCCACATGGAGGACATCCGCCAG CGCTGGCTTTGGCCGGTTTCCAGCATGAGCACAGCCAGAAAACCTCCCAGGAATTCAGTTTGAAGCAGCTCATTGGCGACGGAATGTTGTGGGCCGTTCCGAAACACAGGAGATCTGTGGAGAAACGCTTGAAACGGAAGTTTGGATACCCGGAATACAACTGGAAGCCCTTGAGGGAAAAGAGGAACATCCGGTCGTGTTTGCAGTGCGGTCATGACCACGAAATGGGAGTCCTATGTC CCTTCTGCTACCAAAAGGTCCTGAAGGAAACAGAGCTCATGCAGTCCAAAATCCAGGAGACCCTGGGCTTACAACCAGTGGATAAAGAGGTCATTGTTCTATACGAAGGCGAAAAAGCAGAGCAATCTTCGGATGATCTGAAAAACAAGCGCATCGTGGAGATGAAGAAGCCCCGACCCATGTGGTTCACCAAGAACCTGCTCCAGAAATCCACGCAGCCGCTGTCCGAAACCAAGGAGGTCAAGCCCTCGGATTTGGCCTAG
- the LOC108010767 gene encoding methionyl-tRNA formyltransferase, mitochondrial gives MLCGKSLVNSFYKYKRKVWQNVSLITKRCNATYHPPKILFFGTDNFSLPSLQALHKNCRDRLGVVTSFKSPANCVRSYAEKEKLPLQKWPIEPSECSKYDLGVVVSFGHLIPASIINGFPNGMINVHASLLPKWRGAAPIIYAIMKGDARTGVSIMKIEPHRFDIGAILAQREVAIKPDVLMPELHASLALLGADLLVDTVNNLSERLKEAKPQDDTNASYAPKITNKITEIIWSELSALDVYTRHRALYGYKNLTTSFVDKQVQLLQLRLPEKPLVVQEPGTFSYQRKRRSLLIGCAQGSQIEVLQLRVEGRKPMSAQDFNNGFLKQARSLEFTDNKLARN, from the exons ATGCTTTGCGGCAAAAGCTTAGTTAATAGTTTTTACAAATATAAGAGAAAAGTGTGGCAGAATGTAAGCCTGATTACAAAGCGGTGCAATGCAACTTACCACCCACCCAAAATTCTGTTTTTCGGAACCGACAACTTTTCTTTGCCAAGTTTGCAGGCACTGCACAAGAATTGCAG GGATCGCCTGGGAGTTGTTACGTCCTTCAAAAGTCCCGCCAACTGCGTGAGGAGCTATGCGGAAAAGGAGAAACTTCCCCTACAAAAGTGGCCAATCGAACCCTCTGAATGCTCCAAGTACGATCTGGGTGTAGTAGTTTCTTTTGGCCACCTGATACCTGCCAGTATCATCAATGGATTCCCCAACGGAATGATCAATGTCCATGCTAGCCTGCTGCCCAAATGGCGAGGTGCTGCTCCCATCATATACGCCATCATGAAGGGAGATGCCAGGACAGGGGTTTCCATCATGAAAATCGAACCACATCGGTTTGATATAGGAGCT ATTCTAGCTCAGCGAGAAGTGGCCATTAAGCCCGACGTACTCATGCCAGAACTGCATGCATCTTTGGCCTTGTTAGGAGCCGATTTACTGGTGGATACAGTCAACAATCTATCAGAGAGACTGAAGGAAGCCAAGCCCCAAGATGATACAAATGCCAGTTATG CTCCAAAGATCACCAACAAAATCACTGAGATTATCTGGTCAGAGCTCAGTGCCCTTGATGTATACACTCGTCACCGAGCTTTGTATGGTTACAAAAACCTTACCACCAGTTTTGTGGACAAGCAAGTGCAGCTGCTGCAGCTAAGGTTGCCAGAAAAGCCACTGGTAGTCCAAGAACCTGGTACTTTTAGCTATCAAAGGAAGAGGAGATCCCTGCTGATAGGATGTGCTCAGGGAAGTCAAATAGAAGTTCTTCAGTTACGAGTAGAAGGCAGAAAGCCCATGAGTGCCCAGGACTTTAACAACGGGTTCCTGAAGCAAGCAAGATCCCTGGAGTTCACCGACAATAAACTAGCGAGAAATTGA
- the spn-F gene encoding protein spindle-F, with protein sequence MEASAAKITSLANSTSVSGGTNSPSSDKMNYALQVALQTIKERCIQLQRRVANMEEENQRLREVSSRSEGAPPPANGIGVTGDVLSLRAQVSELQRQKEQLEEHIGMVSNENRRLWSRLSQISKDQQLNQVPSSPDLRAQQNQNLVRSKTFTQHSPNPHLRQKVLSDGLKDLSLEEIALDDFGASNEELGYPYNLQKVEEATSEPDANVDAKRCMDGLQEMRREAMKQQQELSSALTLLESRIALKPCPECAQKTAKKPEMADKSLETDDSLTSELKIYEGQHNGHNGTPPSQRINIIQEKIKADAADAMEKTCPMCGKQYSSQVSFNAFREHVEMHFIDDALDLETDSSMERQFEFVSHAVGDF encoded by the exons ATGGAGGCATCCGCTGCAAAGATCACATCCCTGGCCAATTCCACGTCCGTTTCCGGAGGCACAAACTCTCCTTCCAGCGACAAAATGAACTACGCACTGCAAGTTGCGCTGCAAACGATCAAGGAGCGATGCATCCAGCTGCAGCGCCGCGTGGCCAACATGGAGGAGGAAAACCAGAGGCTGAGGGAGGTCTCCAGCAGGTCGGAAGGCGCTCCTCCGCCTGCAAACGGTATCGGGGTCACCGGGGATGTCCTCTCCCTAAGAGCACAGGTCTCTGAACTGCAGCGGCAGAAGGAGCAGCTGGAGGAACACATTGGCATGGTGTCCAACGAGAACCGACGCCTCTGGTCTCGCCTTTCACAGATCTCCAAGGATCAACAGCTTAACCAGGTGCCCAGCTCCCCAGACCTGCGTGCCCAGCAGAACCAGAACCTGGTGCGCTCCAAGACCTTCACACAGCACTCGCCCAATCCTCACCTGCGTCAGAAGGTGCTCTCCGACGGCCTTAAGGATCTCAGCCTGGAGGAAATAGCCCTAGATGACTTTGGTGCTAGCAACGAGGAGCTGGGCTACCCCTACAACCTTCAAAAGGTGGAGGAAGCCACCAGCGAACCAGATGCCAATGTGGATGCCAAAAGATGCATGGATGGACTGCAGGAGATGAGGCGGGAGGCCAtgaagcagcagcaggagctcAGCTCGGCCCTGACTTTACTAGAAAGTCGCATTG CTCTGAAACCCTGTCCGGAATGCGCTCAGAAAACCGCCAAGAAGCCGGAGATGGCCGATAAAAGTCTGGAAACGGACGACAGCCTGACCAGCGAACTGAAGATCTATGAAGGCCAACACAATGGACACAACGGAACGCCGCCCAGCCAGAGAATTAACATTATACAAGAGAAAATCAAGGCCGATGCAGCCGATGCCATGGAGAAGACCTGTCCCATGTGCGGCAAACAGTATTCCAGCCAGGTGTCCTTCAATGCCTTCCGCGAGCACGTGGAGATGCACTTCATCGATGATGCCCTCGACTTGGAAACGGACAGCAGCATGGAGCGACAGTTCGAGTTCGTTTCCCATGCGGTGGGCGACTTCTGA
- the CAH6 gene encoding carbonic anhydrase 2 → MQPNAFHKLLLLLPLAYQHTSNDHKEEAHWNYETNGLNWGGICSSGERQSPISLNVQKSLIVPLPRITFGNYDVKLRGPITIENNGHTAHMEIPETANGNKPFIAGGLLKNRYVAEGLHFHWGSPDSRGSEHSINKQRFDVEMHIVHRNAKYKDIDEAKEKKDGLAVIGVMLKIVKNPNRLFPGLSKVMSALPRVTKYKAKTTIPGGLSLGQMLGNVNPRDFFTYRGSLTTPLCEQVVTWMVFSQVLPVSYSSVSKFWKMRDSEGHRLINNFRTIQPRNGRPVFYRVGKDLSGAYLGK, encoded by the exons ATGCAGCCGAATGCTTTTCACAAGCTTTTACTACTGTTACCGCTCGCCTATCAACATACATCAAATG ATCACAAAGAGGAAGCACATTGGAATTATGAGACGAACGGCCTAAATTGGGGAGGAATTTGTTCCTCGGGAGAAAGACAATCGCCCATTTCTTTAAACGTTCAAAAA TCGCTTATCGTCCCATTACCTCGGATCACTTTCGGAAACTATGACGTAAAGTTAAGGGGGCCAATCACCATTGAAAACAATGGCCATACAG CTCACATGGAAATTCCCGAAACGGCCAACGGCAACAAACCCTTCATAGCCGGCGGTCTACTAAAAAATCGTTATGTGGCCGAGGGTCTTCACTTCCACTGGGGATCCCCCGACTCCCGTGGATCCGAGCATTCCATCAACAAACAGCGATTCGACGTGGAAATGCACATTGTACACCGAAATGCCAAATACAAAGATATCGATGAGGCAAAAGAGAAGAAAGATGGATTGGCTGTCATCGGTGTAATGCTGAAAATCGTAAAG AATCCCAATCGGTTATTTCCGGGCTTAAGCAAGGTAATGAGTGCATTACCGAGAGTTACGAAGTATAAAGCGAAAACGACTATTCCGGGCGGCTTAAGTTTGGGTCAGATGCTTGGTAATGTGAATCCCCGGGACTTTTTCACCTACCGGGGATCCCTGACCACGCCCCTTTGCGAGCAGGTTGTCACCTGGATGGTGTTCTCTCAAGTCCTGCCCGTATCCTATTCATCGGTATCGAAGTTCTGGAAAATGCGAGACTCCGAAGGTCACAGGCTTATCAACAATTTCCGGACCATCCAACCTCGAAATGGGCGACCTGTCTTCTACAGAGTCGGGAAAGATCTGAGTGGTGCCTACCTGGGAAAGTGA
- the LOC108010768 gene encoding putative carbonic anhydrase 3 produces the protein MQANVFHKLFLWLPFAYHHTSNGMEWNYLTNGKTWTDLCATGKQQSPIAFDIQKTRELKSPRIYFANYNVELKGPIFIKNNGHTISMDIPATINGQPPFISGGRLRGRYLAKGLHFHWGSPNSNGSEHTINNRRYDAEMHIVHRNAKYIDIIDAAEKKDGLAVIGVLLEIVKEPIAIPTGLTKVINAVIETPRDESNTTIPAGFSLDEMIGNVDHNDFLSYDGSLTTPLCHEAVSWTVFTQILPVSFSMVSKLWKLRDHCNHPMINNFRDIQDLNNRPVYHRFGRA, from the exons ATGCAGGCAaatgtttttcacaagctttTTCTTTGGCTTCCGTTCGCGTATCACCATACATCGAATG GTATGGAATGGAATTACCTGACGAATGGAAAGACATGGACCGACCTATGTGCCACAGGAAAACAACAATCACCAATTGCGTTTGATATACAAAAA ACGCGCGAATTGAAATCACCTCGGATATATTTTGCAAACTATAATGTTGAGTTAAAGGGGCCAatctttattaaaaataatggaCACACAA TTAGCATGGACATACCGGCCACGATTAATGGACAGCCACCCTTTATATCCGGTGGTCGTTTGAGAGGTCGTTACTTGGCCAAGGGTCTACACTTCCATTGGGGATCCCCCAATTCCAACGGATCAGAGCATACGATTAACAATCGTCGATACGACGCAGAAATGCATATTGTCCATCGAAATGCTAAGTACATCGATATCATTGATGCTGCCGAGAAAAAAGACGGATTGGCTGTTATTGGTGTCTTGTTAGAAATCGTAAAG GAGCCCATTGCCATACCTACGGGCTTAACCAAAGTAATTAATGCAGTCATAGAGACCCCTAGGGATGAATCGAACACTACTATTCCGGCCGGATTTAGTTTGGATGAGATGATTGGGAATGTTGACCACAATGACTTCCTGTCCTACGACGGATCACTGACCACGCCCCTTTGCCATGAGGCTGTCAGCTGGACTGTTTTCACCCAAATCCTGCCCGTGTCTTTTTCAATGGTATCGAAGCTCTGGAAATTAAGAGACCATTGTAATCACCCGATGATCAACAATTTTCGGGATATTCAAGACTTAAACAATAGACCTGTGTATCATCGATTTGGACGCGCTTGA